The Bacillus zhangzhouensis region GGGTTCTCAAGCTGCGGGATATCTACTAATACGACATCCGCTAATTCTTTTTGAGCTGTTAGAAATGCTGTAGTTGCTCCAGTAAAACCTGCTCCGATGACAGATACTTTTTTACGCTTGTTTGCCATTTCCTTTTTCCCCCTTTAGCTTTAAAGTTTAAAAATCAAGACAAGTTTTTAATGAGCTCGTCAGCAAACTCAGAACATTTCACTTCTGTTGCGCCATCCATTAATCTAGCAAAATCGTATGTGACGACTTTAGATGCAATTGTTTTTTCAACAGATTGAATCACTAGATCAGCTGCTTCCTGCCAGCCAATGTGCTCAAGTAAAAGCACGCCTGATAGAAGAACAGAAGATGGATTCACTTTATCAAGACCAGCATATTTTGGTGCTGTTCCGTGAGTCGCTTCAAAAATAGCGTGTCCTGTTTCATAGTTGATGTTCGCACCTGGTGCGATACCAATTCCGCCAACTTGTGCTGCAAGTGCATCAGAGATGTAATCTCCATTTAAGTTCATTGTAGCCACAACATCGAACTCAGCTGGACGAGTTAGGATTTGTTGAAGGAAAATATCTGCAATGCTGTCTTTGACAATGATTTTGCCAGCAGCTTCTGCTTCACTTTGTGCTTTGTTTGCCGCATCTTTTCCATCTTTTTCTACAATCCGATCATATTGTGCCCATGTAAAGACTTTGTCGCCAAACTCTTTTTCAGCCACTTCGTAGCCCCAGTTTTTAAAGGCACCTTCTGTAAATTTCATGATGTTTCCTTTGTGAACAAGCGTCACAGATTTACGGCCTTGGTCAATTGCATATTGGATAGCCGCTCTGACAAGGCGGGATGTTCCCTCTTCCGAAACTGGCTTGATTCCGATACCTGACGTTTCTGGGAAACGGATTTTGGTCACACCTAACTCATTTTTCAAGAAGTTAATTAACTTCTTCACTTCGTCTGAACCTTTTGCATACTCGATACCAGCATAGATATCTTCTGTGTTCTCACGGAAGATCACCATATCTGTGTCTTCTGGACGTTTCACAGGAGAAGGTACGCCTTTGAACCAGCGAACTGGACGTAAGCATGTGAATAAATCAAGCTCTTGTCTAAGTGCCACGTTTAATGAACGGATTCCTCCGCCAATTGGTGTTGTCAGTGGTCCTTTAATCGCAATTAAGTATTCACGAATGTCTTCAAGCGTTTGCTCAGGAAGCCACTCTCCAGTTTTATTGTAAGCTTTCTCACCTGCATAGACTTCTTTCCAAGTGATCTGCTTTTCACCTTTATATGCTTTTTCTACAGCTGCTTCAAGTACTCTTGATGCTGCTTTCCAAATGTCAGGACCAATTCCGTCCCCTTCGATAAACGGGATAATTGGATGATTTGGTACATTCAATACGCCGCCAGTAACTGTAATTTTTTCGCCTTGTGACAATGATATTACCTCCCAGGTTATGTAGTGAGTATTTGAAACTTCTTGGCTTGATGTCTGCAAACAAAGAAGTTTTTCACATGATTCGTTTTTTTGTTGATATGATATGAAGGCTGATTGGCCTTTTGAAATCAGCCCCCGCTTATTCTATAAACATTAGTCTCTTTCACTGATCGGAATAAAGGTTTGAAGATCAGGTCCAATGTATTCAGCTCTTGGACGGATGAGACGGTTGTTGTCATATTGCTCTAGAATGTGAGCAATCCATCCAGAGAATCGGCTGATCACGAAAATTGGTGTAAACAAGTCATGATCAATCCCAAGACTGTGATATACAGATGCAGAATAAAAATCAACATTTGGTGGAAGATCTTTCTCTGATGTCACGATTTCCTCTGCGCGAACAGACATTTCATACCATTTTGGCTCGCCAGTGAGATTTGTTAAACGCTGGCTCATTTCTTTTAAATGCTTTGCACGCGGGTCACCTTGACGGTATACGCGGTGGCCAAAGCCCATAATTTTTTCTTTCTTCTCTAGCTTACCATGAATATAGGAATCTACGTTTTCAACTTCGCCAATTTCTGAAAGCATCTTCATCACGCCTTCATTAGCACCGCCATGAAGTGGTCCTTTCAGCGCACCGATAGCCGCTGTCACACCAGAGTAGATATCTGATAGTGTAGCAACACATACACGTGCTGTAAATGTCGATGCGTTTAATTCATGATCCGCATGTAGAATGAGTGCCTTATCAATGGCTTCAATTTCTACTGGTGACGGCTCTTCGCCATTAAGCATATACAAGAAGTTTGCAGCATAGCTGTATTCTTCTTTTGGCTGTACAGGCTCAAGTCCTTTGCGAATGCGTGAAAACGCAGCGACTAGTCCAGAAATTTTCGCCTGTAAGCGAATCGCCTTTCTGTAATTCGCTTCTTTGTCCATCATCTCTGATTCGTCATCGAGTACACCCAGTAAGGATACTGCTGTACGAATCGCAGACATTGGATGAACTCCATCAAGCGAATAAGATTTAAAATGCTCAATGATTTCTTGCGGAATCTGAGCATTTTCATTGAGCTGCTGTTTTAATTCACTCAGCTCCTGCTCATTCGGCAGCTTTAAGTGCCATAACAGGTAGACAATTTCTTCGAATGTAGCTTTTTCAGTTAAATCATCAATATTGTACCCTACATAAGTAAGAGTATCATCAATAATTGAGCTTACAGATGAAGTTGTTGCCACAATACCTTCAAGACCTCTTGTTGCTGTCATGTTCAATCTCCCCTTTTTAAAAAGATTCCCCTTCGTTGCAGAATTCTCACTTTTTGAAAGCGCTATCCATTTCGAATAAGATGGAATTTTCAGTAAAGAAAATGCTTACATTTACCTAGACGGTTAGAGCGCTTTTAGCCTCATATCTCTTGTGTGATCAATGAGTTCAAAATTAAGCCTATTCCCATTATAAACAATAATCAGACATTTGTTAAATGTTTAACTATAATTTTTTTTGATATTTTTTTTCTCAGTCTCCCATATCAGGCATGGAATAAAGGGATTTTGCTTCTTTTGATATATTTAATTATGTTTTTTTGCAAAAGCTCACGCAAGAAAAAATTAAAAAAGAAAGCGGCATGAACCACTCTCTTTTCATCCGCTGAAAAATTTCACCGCCTGCATCGCCAAATAAGCAATTCCTGCCCCGATGAGCGGTCCAACAGCCACACCTTTAA contains the following coding sequences:
- the icd gene encoding NADP-dependent isocitrate dehydrogenase: MSQGEKITVTGGVLNVPNHPIIPFIEGDGIGPDIWKAASRVLEAAVEKAYKGEKQITWKEVYAGEKAYNKTGEWLPEQTLEDIREYLIAIKGPLTTPIGGGIRSLNVALRQELDLFTCLRPVRWFKGVPSPVKRPEDTDMVIFRENTEDIYAGIEYAKGSDEVKKLINFLKNELGVTKIRFPETSGIGIKPVSEEGTSRLVRAAIQYAIDQGRKSVTLVHKGNIMKFTEGAFKNWGYEVAEKEFGDKVFTWAQYDRIVEKDGKDAANKAQSEAEAAGKIIVKDSIADIFLQQILTRPAEFDVVATMNLNGDYISDALAAQVGGIGIAPGANINYETGHAIFEATHGTAPKYAGLDKVNPSSVLLSGVLLLEHIGWQEAADLVIQSVEKTIASKVVTYDFARLMDGATEVKCSEFADELIKNLS
- the citZ gene encoding citrate synthase → MTATRGLEGIVATTSSVSSIIDDTLTYVGYNIDDLTEKATFEEIVYLLWHLKLPNEQELSELKQQLNENAQIPQEIIEHFKSYSLDGVHPMSAIRTAVSLLGVLDDESEMMDKEANYRKAIRLQAKISGLVAAFSRIRKGLEPVQPKEEYSYAANFLYMLNGEEPSPVEIEAIDKALILHADHELNASTFTARVCVATLSDIYSGVTAAIGALKGPLHGGANEGVMKMLSEIGEVENVDSYIHGKLEKKEKIMGFGHRVYRQGDPRAKHLKEMSQRLTNLTGEPKWYEMSVRAEEIVTSEKDLPPNVDFYSASVYHSLGIDHDLFTPIFVISRFSGWIAHILEQYDNNRLIRPRAEYIGPDLQTFIPISERD